Proteins found in one Artemia franciscana chromosome 13, ASM3288406v1, whole genome shotgun sequence genomic segment:
- the LOC136034632 gene encoding longitudinals lacking protein-like: MAEEQQQFCLRWNDFQSNIVTSFKHLRDEKSFTDVTLACEGQTCKAHKMVLSACSPYFKALLEENPSKHPIIILKDVPFAHLQAILEFMYAGEVNVAQDQLPAFLKTAERLKVKGLAEVPPSVKKER, from the exons ATGGCTGAAGAACAGCAACAATTTTGCCTCAGATGGAATGATTTCCAGTCAAATATTGTTACATCATTCAAGCACCTAAGAGATGAGAAGAGTTTCACAGATGTGACACTTGCTTGTGAAGGGCAAACATGCAAAGCTCATAAAATGGTCTTATCAGCGTGTAGTCCATACTTTAAGGCTTTACTAGAG GAAAATCCTTCAAAGCACCCTATCATTATTCTTAAAGATGTTCCATTTGCCCATCTACAAGCAATATTGGAATTTATGTATGCTGGAGAAGTGAATGTAGCCCAAGACCAACTGCCAGCATTCCTTAAGACTGCTGAGCGACTTAAAGTTAAGGGTTTAGCTGAGGTTCCTCCTAGCGTTAAGAAAGAAAGATAA